TTAAACTAAACGGGTTCATTCAGAAAGGTAGGAATTAATCTTTTGCTGTAAGCAATGCATCTTCTTTTTCTGCTTTGCGAGCATCTTCTTCTGTTCCTGGGTGAACTTCTGTAATTGCTGCTTTGAGAACCTCAATTTTTGAGCCATCATACATTTTTAGAATGACAGTTGGACTATCTGCTGATACGCGAATGATTGTTCCTATAATACCCATAGAAGTCACACGGTCGCCCTTTTTCATGCTGCTTCTCTGTGTTTCCATTGCTTTGCGACGTTTTTGTTCAGGTCTCCAGAGAATGAAGTAGAAGAAGACGATAGCAATACCAATCATCATGATTGTTTGCCAGTAACTTCCCTGTTCTGGTGCAACAGCAACGTCTTCTGTTTGAGCATAAAGCGTAGTGGTTGCAAGAAGAAGGGCTGAAAAAATCCATTTTTTTGCCATGAAAAATATCCTTTAGAAAAAGTTTAAGTTCTTAAAAACCTACAGGATGCCAGGTTTTTATGAAAGAATGCAAGACAAAAACAAGGTATGTATAAACAAGTTTAAGAATTACTTTATGTAAAATAGCGCATTAAATATTTTAATATTTAATGCGCCTGTAAAAATAGAGTAGATGATGAAGCTCTCTATAGTCTCGACTTTGACAGTTTCATTGTAAAGCACTAATGGTTAGATAATTAATCCGAAATTTTCAGGCGCAACATCAAATGATGCTAGCGGTTTTTCGCGTTGTGGATATCCCAAAGTTTGAAATATTTTTTCAGCGTCCGGGTATAGTGGACCCCAAAGTCAAGACAACTTTTTTGCTCAAATGAGTTATGCTCTGGTTTCTTAAAAAAAATAAAAAATTATTCTAGGTAATATTATGTTCTACTACATCGCCGAAGTCAGGATTAAAGGTTGGACTCTATTTTAACGCCAGCTCGATTTTCAACTATCTGCTAATCAAT
This genomic window from Chlamydiales bacterium contains:
- the yajC gene encoding preprotein translocase subunit YajC, with protein sequence MAKKWIFSALLLATTTLYAQTEDVAVAPEQGSYWQTIMMIGIAIVFFYFILWRPEQKRRKAMETQRSSMKKGDRVTSMGIIGTIIRVSADSPTVILKMYDGSKIEVLKAAITEVHPGTEEDARKAEKEDALLTAKD